From a region of the Anoplopoma fimbria isolate UVic2021 breed Golden Eagle Sablefish chromosome 16, Afim_UVic_2022, whole genome shotgun sequence genome:
- the LOC129104183 gene encoding gap junction alpha-8 protein-like → MKLWLRFDFRRVRFSYISNFCPSLNSSPCLSCLPHPPCLSAPSVSLPTPPFIPQCYGPIMGDWSFLGNILEEVNEHSTVIGRVWLTVLFIFRILILGTAAEFVWGDEQSDYVCNTQQPGCENVCYDEAFPISHIRLWVLQIIFVSTPSLVYVGHAVHHVHMEEKRKEREEAELSRQQELSEERLPLAPDQGSVRTTKETSTKGSKKFRLEGTLLRTYICHIIFKTLFEVGFVVGQYFLYGFRILPLYKCSRWPCPNTVDCFVSRPTEKTVFIIFMLAVACVSLFLNFVEISHLGLKKIRFVFRKPAPAPAQGEGSAPLPLQGKRLPPLAVPSLQKAKGYRLLEEEKSPITQLYPLAEVGMEAGRGAPPFPGLEEKVDEVYDETLPSYAQTTETGGVTLHEEAEEVKPAQMEAERVEEVVDEDVEVEEAVNGEGVTPAEARMEATDTIEDTRPLSRLSKASSKASDFHSHSVSDILQMQHLAAHGTGGMKDFCNYLGINWRISLICCMFWIFSPAEGNTISEVVGSKVILHCKKEPNDTLAQLTWKMNRVTLYSFTPKQPLHISQEAHRLNIQMVESQLYELVIENVQKSHTGNYTCETTTDKRTQEQMWELLITERRKAGNILVIAVASMVPCVCCLIFILAWIILNRVRKQRAENHSPTAEMQETEEDIYENCLETNVSQQRGFNHPQCNKPRTR, encoded by the exons ATGAAATTATGGCTTAGATTTGATTTTCGACGAGTTCGATTTTCCTACATTTCTAACTTTTGTCCCTCTCTAAACTCCTCCCCCTGTCTGTCCTGCCTACCCCaccctccctgtctgtctgcaccCTCTGTGTCCCTTCCTACCCCACCCTTCATTCCGCAGTGCTACGGACCGATCATGGGTGACTGGAGCTTTCTGGGTAATATTTTAGAGGAAGTTAACGAGCACTCTACGGTGATCGGCCGGGTGTGGCTCACGGTGCTCTTCATCTTCCGTATCCTCATCCTGGGCACGGCGGCGGAGTTTGTGTGGGGCGATGAGCAGTCTGACTATGTCTGCAACACGCAGCAGCCGGGATGTGAAAACGTGTGCTACGATGAGGCCTTCCCCATCTCCCACATCCGTCTCTGGGTGCTGCAGATCATCTTTGTGTCCACACCGTCTCTGGTGTACGTGGGTCACGCCGTGCACCATGTCCACATGGAGGAGAAGCGCAAGGAGCGCGAGGAGGCGGAACTCAGCCGGCAGCAGGAGCTGAGCGAGGAGCGTCTCCCTCTGGCCCCCGACCAGGGAAGCGTCCGCACCACTAAGGAGACCAGCACAAAGGGAAGCAAGAAGTTCAGGCTGGAGGGTACCCTGCTGAGGACCTACATCTGCCACATCATCTTCAAAACACTGTTTGAGGTGGGCTTCGTGGTGGGACAGTACTTCCTGTATGGTTTCCGCATCCTGCCGCTGTACAAATGCAGCCGCTGGCCCTGCCCCAACACGGTGGACTGTTTCGTGTCTCGCCCCACAGAGAAGAccgtcttcatcatcttcatgtTGGCCGTGGCCTGCGTCTCACTCTTCCTCAACTTTGTGGAGATCAGTCACCTGGGCCTGAAGAAGATCCGCTTTGTCTTTCGTAAGCCGGCCCCGGCCCCAGCTCAAGGTGAGGGCTCGGCCCCCCTGCCGCTGCAAGGGAAGAGACTGCCCCCACTGGCTGTGCCCTCCCTGCAAAAAGCAAAAGGTTacaggctgctggaggaggagaaatctCCCATTACTCAACTCTACCCGCTTGCTGAGGTGGGCATGGAGGCTGGCAGAGGGGCCCCACCCTTCCCGGGGCTGGAAGAGAAGGTGGATGAGGTGTATGACGAGACTCTGCCCTCCTACGCCCAGACCACTGAGACAGGGGGGGTAACATTACACGAGGAGGCCGAGGAGGTGAAGCCGGCACAGATGGAAGcagagagagtggaggaggttGTTGATGAGGATGTGGAGGTAGAGGAGGCGGTGAACGGGGAGGGGGTAACTCCAGCCGAGGCAAGGATGGAGGCCACGGATACGATAGAAGACACCAGACCACTGAGCCGACTGAGCAAAGCCAGCAGCAAGGCCAG TGACTTTCATTCCCATTCAGTCAGTGACATACTGCAAATGCAGCATTTGGCTGCACACGGCACGG GGGGGATGAAggatttttgtaattatttggGCATCAACTGGAGGATTTCTCTAATATGTTGCATGTTCTGGATTTTCTCACCAGCAG AAGGAAACACCATCTCCGAGGTGGTTGGCAGTAAAGTGATCCTGCACTGTAAGAAAGAGCCAAATGACACACTTGCTCAGCTGACATGGAAAATGAACAGAGTTACCCTGTACAGCTTCACCCCAAAGCAGCCCTTACACATCAGTCAGGAAGCTCACCGCCTGAACATACAAATGGTGGAGAGCCAACTGTACGAGCTGGTCATTGAGAATGTCCAGAAGTCTCATACAGGAAACTACACCTGTGAGACCACCACGGACAAAAGAACTCAGGAACAGATGTGGGAGCTACTAATTACAG AGCGAAGGAAAGCTGGAAACATTCTAGTAATTGCTGTGGCATCTATGgttccatgtgtgtgttgcctGATCTTTATATTAGCTTGGATAATTCTGAATAGAGTCCGCAAACAACGTGCAGA GAATCACTCTCCCACTGCAGAAATG caagagacagaagaggacatTTATGAAAA